In Quercus lobata isolate SW786 chromosome 12, ValleyOak3.0 Primary Assembly, whole genome shotgun sequence, a genomic segment contains:
- the LOC115970505 gene encoding uncharacterized protein LOC115970505, with protein sequence MNESLNRCFTREEVTITLKQIHPTKAPGPDDNPLHTHGINKSFLDSTIFILSHATLQDLELFFAIAWAIWFNRNKIVHKDSSLLPLQVWKLAKNVSEDFVSSATWDLVQPRTTPSSWVPPPSGFHKINVDEASSELDSFSSVGVVIRDCKGDVVAALCKPLQTRFSAELTEVFALEHGILLAQELHLAWGHC encoded by the exons ATGAATGAAAGCCTTAACAGGTGTTTCACTAGGGAGGAGGTTACCATCACTCTCAAACAGATCCACCCCACAAAAGCACCTGGCCCCGATG ATAATCCTCTTCACACTCATGGCATCAACAAATCCTTTCTTGATTCCACAATATTCATTCTCTCCCATGCAACTCTTCAAGACTTGGAGCTTTTCTTTGCCATCGCTTGGGCTATTTGGTTTAACAGAAATAAGATTGTGCACAAGGATTCTAGTCTACTTCCTCTTCAAGTGTGGAAATTGGCAAAAAATGTTTCTGAAGATTTTGTTAGTTCGGCAACTTGGGATCTTGTCCAACCTAGAACCACCCCATCCAGCTGGGTTCCTCCTCCCTCAGGATTCCACAAGATAAATGTTGATGAGGCCTCTTCTGAGCTAGACAGTTTCTCTAGTGTTGGAGTTGTCATTAGAGACTGCAAAGGTGATGTTGTGGCTGCTCTGTGTAAACCTCTTCAAACTCGCTTCTCTGCTGAACTAACTGAGGTTTTTGCTTTGGAGCATGGCATTCTATTAGCTCAAGAGCTTCATCTGGCATGGGGTCATTGTTGA